A DNA window from Impatiens glandulifera chromosome 7, dImpGla2.1, whole genome shotgun sequence contains the following coding sequences:
- the LOC124944523 gene encoding uncharacterized oxidoreductase At4g09670-like, translated as MAENPIRFGILGCADIARKLSRAINIAPGAVIHAVGSRSQEKATLFASDNSFPAGAKAYGTYEAVLDDPDVDVAYIPLPTSLHVRWAVLAAQKKKHILLEKPVALNVKELDLILQACQENGVQFMDATMWMHNPRTAKMREFLDDPRRFGQLNTVHSVFTLAAKSDFLNNNIRVKPDLDALGALGDVGWYCTRAVLWTANYELPKTVIASKKPVINEAGVILGCGASLYWEDGKVGSFHCSFLSNLTSDITALGTKGNLHVNDFVIPFEEEKGSFTVASGSGFKELMTGCEPAPSEHIVTTEFPQEVSMVMEISRLVAAVKSGSKPEKKWPIYSRKTQLVLDAIKASIDNGFEEVEVGN; from the exons ATGGCGGAAAATCCCATCCGATTCGGCATCTTAGGATGTGCTGATATAGCTCGCAAGCTATCTAGGGCCATAAACATCGCTCCAGGCGCAGTAATCCACGCCGTCGGAAGCCGATCGCAGGAGAAGGCAACCTTATTCGCCTCCGACAACAGTTTCCCCGCCGGCGCCAAGGCTTACGGAACTTACGAAGCCGTCCTAGACGACCCAGATGTCGACGTCGCCTACATTCCTCTTCCGACAAGTCTGCATGTACGCTGGGCAGTCCTCGCCGCACAGAAGAAGAAGCACATCCTCCTCGAGAAGCCAGTCGCTCTTAATGTTAAGGAACTCGACCTCATTCTGCAAGCCTGCCAAGAAAACGGCGTTCAGTTCATGGATGCTACCATGTGGATGCATAATCCTCGCACTGCTAAGATGAGAGAATTCCTCGACGATCCCCGGCGCTTTGGTCAGCTTAATACG GTACACAGCGTCTTCACACTGGCGGCTAAATCGGATTTCCTGAATAACAACATCAGAGTGAAGCCAGATCTGGATGCTCTCGGTGCACTTGGAGACGTCGGGTGGTACTGTACAAGGGCCGTTCTATGGACGGCTAACTACGAGCTTCCTAAAACAGTCATAGCTTCGAAGAAACCTGTTATCAATGAAGCAGGCGTGATTTTAGGTTGCGGAGCTTCGTTGTATTGGGAAGACGGGAAAGTGGGTAGCTTCCATTGTTCATTCCTGTCCAATTTGACATCGGACATAACTGCACTCGGAACGAAAGGTAATTTGCATGTGAACGACTTTGTGATTCCTTTTGAAGAGGAGAAGGGTTCGTTTACAGTTGCGTCGGGAAGTGGATTTAAGGAGTTAATGACGGGATGTGAGCCGGCTCCTAGCGAGCATATTGTGACGACGGAGTTTCCGCAGGAAGTGAGTATGGTGATGGAGATCTCTCGGTTGGTTGCGGCTGTGAAAAGTGGTTCGAAGCCTGAGAAGAAATGGCCGATTTACAGTAGGAAGACTCAGCTGGTTCTTGATGCTATTAAAGCTTCCATTGATAATGGCTTTGAAGAGGTTGAAGTTGGTAATTGA
- the LOC124945255 gene encoding NAC domain-containing protein 17-like isoform X1, with the protein MDASDLVSLGDGKGWPPGFRFHPTDEELVVYYLKRKMCRRKLKPDVIGETDVYKWDPEELPGVSKLKSRDRQWYFFSPRDRKYPNGARSNRATRQGYWKATGKDRIITCNSRPVGLKKTLVFYEGRAPSGKRTDWVMHEYTMDEEELQRCQRVKEYFALYKVYKKSGPGPKNGEQYGAPFREEEWLDDDDDDEEVEEAECSKSRKKFDNTCSKDQDTTISQRNQLLDDFDDLLKNGVKNTLLEELNNEFPFPEEVDADGQEIGLLDANQQCFDYTQLTNNLNEYSELTNTVTDIDQFQMAQEEPLEDYLEMNDLFDASDPAGGEIDGLSILDLYHDAAMFIQDMGPDNSGMVFSSITDHVDGEYVEQASSQPCLNHMNNEVANPDTHLLASNLDNAEWMNIYSLCTTNQMNGYEPIEDQMWVHNQNLNVEETIIQQTPVSGVVYDENQNQNQNQNQNIERGNSWFSSAVWNFVDSIPSSPASAAESVMVTKRFERISSLSRLTSKKFERMSSFSRLTAKIRRNPDNENEDGNNNNKGKSRSRYNSWGMYYCFSLIGVIIAILCLSKNLLGSCFPFLS; encoded by the exons ATGGATGCTTCGGATCTTGTTAGTCTGGGCGATGGAAAGGGCTGGCCTCCTGGGTTTCGGTTCCATCCTACCGATGAGGAATTGGTTGTGTATTATCTCAAGAGAAAGATGTGTCGCCGGAAGTTGAAGCCAGACGTAATCGGCGAGACTGATGTTTATAAATGGGATCCAGAGGAGTTACCTG GTGTGTCCAAGCTGAAAAGTAGGGATAGACAGTGGTACTTCTTCAGTCCCAGGGATAGGAAGTACCCAAATGGAGCAAGGTCTAATAGGGCAACTAGACAAGGGTATTGGAAAGCAACTGGAAAAGATCGCATCATTACTTGTAATTCTCGCCCCGTTGGCCTTAAGAAGACCCTGGTGTTTTACGAAGGTCGTGCTCCATCTGGGAAAAGAACAGACTGGGTGATGCATGAATATACTATGGATGAAGAGGAGCTACAAAGATGCCAGAGAGTGAAAGAATACTTTGCTCTTTATAAAGTTTACAAGAAAAGTGGACCTGGTCCAAAGAATGGAGAACAGTATGGAGCTCCGTTCAGAGAAGAAGAGTggcttgatgatgatgatgacgacgaagAAGTAGAAGAAGCTGAATGCAGTAAATCTCGAAAGAAGTTTGATAATACATGTTCAAAGGATCAGGATACAACTATTAGCCAAAGGAACCAATTGCTTGATGATTTCGATGATTTGCTGAAGAATGGTGTAAAAAATACTTTACTTGAGGAGCTGAATAATGAGTTTCCTTTTCCAGAGGAAGTTGATGCTGATGGACAAGAAATCGGCTTACTTGATGCAAACCAGCAATGCTTTGACTATACACAGTTGACCAACAACCTTAATGAGTATTCGGAATTGACAAATACAGTTACTGATATTGATCAGTTTCAGATGGCTCAGGAAGAACCTTTAGAAGATTATCTGGAAATGAATGATCTTTTTGATGCATCAGATCCTGCGGGAGGAGAGATTGATGGTTTGAGTATTCTTGATTTATACCATGATGCAGCTATGTTTATTCAAGACATGGGACCTGATAATTCAGGGATGGTGTTTAGTTCGATTACGGATCATGTTGACGGCGAATATGTGGAGCAAGCTTCTTCACAGCCATGTCTAAATCATATGAACAATGAAGTGGCGAATCCTGATACTCATTTACTCGCAAGCAATCTGGATAATGCTGAATGGATGAACATCTATTCATTGTGTACTACGAATCAGATGAATGGTTATGAGCCCATTGAAGATCAAATGTGGGTCCATAATCAGAATCTTAATGTTGAGGAGACTATTATTCAACAGACTCCTGTTTCAG GTGTGGTTTatgatgaaaatcaaaatcaaaatcaaaaccaAAATCAGAACATTGAAAGAGGAAACTCTTGGTTCTCATCTGCTGTATGGAACTTTGTGGATTCCATTCCATCATCTCCTGCTTCAGCTGCGGAAAGTGTTATGGTGACGAAGAGATTTGAGCGAATCTCGAGTTTGAGTAGGTTAACTAGTAAGAAGTTTGAGAGGATGTCGAGCTTCAGCAGGTTAACTGCTAAGATAAGAAGAAATCCCGACAATGAGAATGAAGATggtaacaacaacaacaaaggAAAATCCAGAAGCAGGTATAACAGTTGGGGAATGTACTACTGTTTTTCGCTAATTGGAGTTATTATTGCTATTTTATGTTTGTCTAAAAACTTATTAGGCAGTTGTTTTCCATTCCTGTCGTGA
- the LOC124945255 gene encoding NAC domain-containing protein 17-like isoform X2, producing the protein MDASDLVSLGDGKGWPPGFRFHPTDEELVVYYLKRKMCRRKLKPDVIGETDVYKWDPEELPGVSKLKSRDRQWYFFSPRDRKYPNGARSNRATRQGYWKATGKDRIITCNSRPVGLKKTLVFYEGRAPSGKRTDWVMHEYTMDEEELQRCQRVKEYFALYKVYKKSGPGPKNGEQYGAPFREEEWLDDDDDDEEVEEAECSKSRKKFDNTCSKDQDTTISQRNQLLDDFDDLLKNGVKNTLLEELNNEFPFPEEVDADGQEIGLLDANQQCFDYTQLTNNLNEYSELTNTVTDIDQFQMAQEEPLEDYLEMNDLFDASDPAGGEIDGLSILDLYHDAAMFIQDMGPDNSGMVFSSITDHVDGEYVEQASSQPCLNHMNNEVANPDTHLLASNLDNAEWMNIYSLCTTNQMNGYEPIEDQMWVHNQNLNVEETIIQQTPVSDHIFICEAKNSVSVGKREFEPSSIKNSSM; encoded by the exons ATGGATGCTTCGGATCTTGTTAGTCTGGGCGATGGAAAGGGCTGGCCTCCTGGGTTTCGGTTCCATCCTACCGATGAGGAATTGGTTGTGTATTATCTCAAGAGAAAGATGTGTCGCCGGAAGTTGAAGCCAGACGTAATCGGCGAGACTGATGTTTATAAATGGGATCCAGAGGAGTTACCTG GTGTGTCCAAGCTGAAAAGTAGGGATAGACAGTGGTACTTCTTCAGTCCCAGGGATAGGAAGTACCCAAATGGAGCAAGGTCTAATAGGGCAACTAGACAAGGGTATTGGAAAGCAACTGGAAAAGATCGCATCATTACTTGTAATTCTCGCCCCGTTGGCCTTAAGAAGACCCTGGTGTTTTACGAAGGTCGTGCTCCATCTGGGAAAAGAACAGACTGGGTGATGCATGAATATACTATGGATGAAGAGGAGCTACAAAGATGCCAGAGAGTGAAAGAATACTTTGCTCTTTATAAAGTTTACAAGAAAAGTGGACCTGGTCCAAAGAATGGAGAACAGTATGGAGCTCCGTTCAGAGAAGAAGAGTggcttgatgatgatgatgacgacgaagAAGTAGAAGAAGCTGAATGCAGTAAATCTCGAAAGAAGTTTGATAATACATGTTCAAAGGATCAGGATACAACTATTAGCCAAAGGAACCAATTGCTTGATGATTTCGATGATTTGCTGAAGAATGGTGTAAAAAATACTTTACTTGAGGAGCTGAATAATGAGTTTCCTTTTCCAGAGGAAGTTGATGCTGATGGACAAGAAATCGGCTTACTTGATGCAAACCAGCAATGCTTTGACTATACACAGTTGACCAACAACCTTAATGAGTATTCGGAATTGACAAATACAGTTACTGATATTGATCAGTTTCAGATGGCTCAGGAAGAACCTTTAGAAGATTATCTGGAAATGAATGATCTTTTTGATGCATCAGATCCTGCGGGAGGAGAGATTGATGGTTTGAGTATTCTTGATTTATACCATGATGCAGCTATGTTTATTCAAGACATGGGACCTGATAATTCAGGGATGGTGTTTAGTTCGATTACGGATCATGTTGACGGCGAATATGTGGAGCAAGCTTCTTCACAGCCATGTCTAAATCATATGAACAATGAAGTGGCGAATCCTGATACTCATTTACTCGCAAGCAATCTGGATAATGCTGAATGGATGAACATCTATTCATTGTGTACTACGAATCAGATGAATGGTTATGAGCCCATTGAAGATCAAATGTGGGTCCATAATCAGAATCTTAATGTTGAGGAGACTATTATTCAACAGACTCCTGTTTCAG ACCATATCTTCATCTGCGAGGCGAAAAACTCTGTTTCTGTGGGAAAGAGGGAGTTTGAGCCAAGCAGCATCAAGAACTCATCTATGTAg
- the LOC124944522 gene encoding uncharacterized oxidoreductase At4g09670-like, whose translation MAENPIRFGILGCADIARKLSRAINIAPGAVIHAVGSRSQEKATLFASDNSFPAGAKAYGSYEAVLDDPVVDIAYIPLPTSLHVRWAVLAAQKKKHILLEKPVALNVKELDLILQACEENGVQFMDSTMWMHNPRTAKMRQFLDDPLLFGQLNTVHSVFTFAAKSDFLKNDIRVKPDLDALGALGDVGWYCTRAVLWAANFELPKTVIASKKPVINEAGVILACGASLYWEDGKVASFHCSFLSNLTMDITAVGTNGTLHVNDFVIPLEEEKASFTVASESGFTDLVTGWQPVPSEHIVTTELPQEVCMVKEISRLVAAVKSGSKPEKKWPILSRKTQLVLDAIKASIDNGFEEVEVGN comes from the exons ATGGCGGAAAATCCAATCCGATTCGGCATCTTAGGATGTGCCGATATAGCTCGCAAGCTATCTAGGGCCATAAACATTGCTCCAGGCGCAGTAATCCACGCCGTCGGCAGCCGATCTCAGGAGAAAGCGACCTTATTCGCCTCCGATAACAGTTTCCCCGCCGGCGCCAAAGCTTACGGAAGTTACGAAGCCGTCCTGGATGATCCAGTTGTCGACATCGCCTATATTCCTCTTCCCACCAGTCTGCATGTACGCTGGGCAGTTCTTGCCGCACAGAAGAAGAAGCATATCCTCCTCGAGAAGCCGGTCGCTCTTAATGTTAAGGAACTCGACCTCATTCTGCAAGCCTGCGAAGAAAACGGCGTTCAGTTCATGGATTCTACAATGTGGATGCATAATCCTCGCACTGCTAAGATGAGACAATTCCTCGACGATCCCCTGCTCTTTGGTCAGCTTAATACG GTGCACAGCGTCTTCACATTCGCGGCTAAATCGGATTTCCTGAAAAACGACATCCGAGTGAAGCCAGATCTTGATGCTCTCGGTGCTCTTGGAGACGTGGGTTGGTACTGTACAAGGGCTGTCCTATGGGCGGCTAACTTTGAGCTTCCTAAAACAGTCATAGCCTCCAAGAAACCTGTTATCAATGAAGCAGGCGTGATTTTAGCTTGTGGGGCTTCGTTGTATTGGGAAGACGGGAAAGTGGCTAGCTTCCATTGTTCATTCCTGTCCAATTTAACTATGGACATAACTGCAGTTGGAACGAATGGTACTTTGCATGTGAACGACTTTGTGATTCCTTTGGAAGAGGAGAAGGCTTCGTTTACAGTTGCGTCGGAAAGTGGATTTACCGACTTAGTGACTGGATGGCAGCCGGTTCCTAGCGAGCATATTGTCACGACTGAGCTTCCACAGGAAGTGTGTATGGTGAAGGAGATTTCTAGGTTGGTTGCTGCTGTGAAAAGTGGTTCAAAGCCTGAGAAGAAATGGCCGATTCTTAGTAGGAAGACTCAGCTGGTTCTTGATGCTATTAAAGCTTCCATTGATAATGGCTTTGAAGAGGTTGAAGTTGGTAATTGA
- the LOC124944525 gene encoding uncharacterized oxidoreductase At4g09670-like — protein MAENPIRFGILGCADIARKLSRAINIAPGAVIHAVGSRSQEKATLFASDNSFPAGAKAYGTYEAVLDDPDVDVVYIPLPTSLHVRWAVLAAQKKKHILLEKPVALNVKELDLILEACQENGVQFMDATMWVHNPRTAKMRQFLDDPLRFGQLKTVHSFFTFAVKPDFLENDIRVKPDLDGLGALGDIGWYCTRAVLWTTNFELPKTVIASKKPVINEAGVIIACGASLYWEDGKVASFYCSFLSNLTSDITALGTKGNLHVNDFVIPFEEEKASFTVVSGSGFKELMTGCEPVPSEHIVTTGLPQEVRMVCEISRLVAAVKSGSKPEKKWPTYSRKTQLVLDAIKTSIESGFEEVEVGN, from the exons ATGGCGGAAAATCCCATCCGATTCGGCATCTTAGGATGTGCTGATATAGCTCGCAAGCTATCAAGGGCCATAAACATTGCTCCAGGCGCAGTAATCCACGCCGTCGGCAGCCGATCTCAGGAGAAAGCGACCTTATTCGCCTCCGACAACAGTTTCCCCGCCGGCGCCAAGGCTTACGGAACTTACGAAGCCGTCCTAGACGACCCAGATGTGGACGTCGTCTACATTCCTCTTCCGACAAGTCTGCATGTACGCTGGGCAGTCCTAGCCGCACAGAAGAAGAAGCACATCCTCCTCGAGAAGCCGGTCGCTCTTAATGTTAAGGAGCTCGACCTCATTCTCGAAGCCTGCCAAGAAAACGGCGTTCAGTTCATGGATGCTACCATGTGGGTGCATAATCCTCGCACTGCTAAGATGAGACAGTTCCTCGACGATCCCTTGCGATTTGGTCAGCTTAAGACG GTACATAGCTTCTTCACATTCGCGGTAAAACCGGATTTCCTGGAAAACGACATCCGAGTGAAGCCAGATCTTGATGGTCTCGGTGCTCTTGGAGACATCGGTTGGTACTGTACGAGGGCTGTCCTATGGACGACTAACTTTGAGCTTCCTAAAACAGTCATAGCCTCGAAGAAACCTGTTATCAATGAAGCAGGCGTGATCATAGCTTGCGGAGCTTCGTTGTATTGGGAAGACGGGAAAGTGGCTAGCTTCTACTGTTCGTTCCTGTCCAATTTGACATCGGACATAACTGCACTCGGAACGAAAGGTAATTTGCATGTGAACGACTTTGTGATTCCCTTTGAAGAGGAGAAGGCTTCATTTACGGTTGTGTCGGGAAGTGGATTTAAGGAGTTGATGACGGGATGTGAGCCGGTTCCTAGCGAGCATATTGTCACGACCGGGCTTCCGCAGGAAGTGCGTATGGTGTGTGAGATCTCTCGGTTGGTTGCGGCTGTGAAAAGCGGTTCGAAGCCTGAGAAGAAATGGCCGACTTACAGTAGGAAGACTCAGCTGGTTCTTGATGCTATTAAAACTTCCATTGAGAGTGGCTTTGAAGAGGTTGAAGTTGGTAATTAA
- the LOC124910045 gene encoding uncharacterized protein LOC124910045 — translation MERAMKSQFQYLLKAPTVIFSGTIIHQMLIRKSSSNSKGISFLVNGQQLYWGMKEYALVTGLNFGRFPVIENWNAEEIPPLVHKYFGGKTVVKVTDVQSVFLNCSEKEDAWKLGLINLIYQCLFGSDNRKRVCLKIFSMVEDMEMFLQFPWGKVSFNSTLKGIDKDMKHLRQLYVEKKETCKGNCDVAYTISGFAIAFQVWTYLVMKTFVPKFADMIEEKHTCPRILLFTASRSNTNTSQEVSNALFKCNVFNKIHESEEEKRNYCGDDFEEMGDYIYDDLFEVDGRKRKNEDGTPKQTPKRRTIKRTAIKMIESSDESSEDSSRSTTRESTHVPSATSPQKKEDSSPTRQDKFDNPVTKAQNDDKFDELTKDVKELTRDVKELKTEMKVMKEDQRVMFKHIIQLLDEIKQQKNDVSAADMNDVGLEDAVAATDMNDVEKDLEINKDVADENDDVDDLPNEKEDAADMNDVGLEDAVVDGLEMITNDDVGLEDAVVDGLEMINNAAVVDDDKDSSAVDEAVVDDDQNKDAYAVDGLEMNKEAVETVETAVVEIDDEEAVDEEAVDEAEQNVNKDEEAAAVVDKNVELGKKELATKKKRKNDEEDDMGKKTDEEAELGKKKDDDVLVLTPTRFQGQSFRRKKRSTQLGNYTDPNGKSFKLIDLVTVNPLLDYDSELLDDLKQWMKLEDDDKINLVLFHAGRELFNRMLRPQNWLHDQEEIDAAYYILKKRVANFPKTYQPMDFSICDCNVSTRLSLRYSKFSKNPQTYTFDDDLMEYFRGDEEKLMTSWMIVDKIYFPMNLNMKHWVLCEVQLQDWCINVYDCEQGFIKKNQYDKFMKPLCKMIPYLFLFGTTEFDRIKYPKFSLEGMSYVVIPHPRVPKCTKSGDCGLFTIMYLEYLTAKLDISAVTSENIVFWRQKWAVRLFHHIIDP, via the exons ATGGAAAGGGCTATGAAGAGTCAATTTCAGTATCTATTGAAAGCCCCGACTGTCATTTTCTCAGGAACAATAATCCACCAGATGTTGATCAGGAAAAGCAGCTCCAATTCGAAGGGAATAAGCTTCTTAGTCAATGGTCAGCAGCTTTACTGGGGCATGAAGGAATATGCCTTGGTAACAGGCCTAAATTTTGGAAGATTTCCTGTCATTGAAAACTGGAACGCTGAAGAAATTCCACCTCTAGTCCATAAATACTTTGGTGGCAAAACAGTTGTTAAAGTGACAGATGTTCAAAGTGTTTTCCTCAACTGCTCTGAgaaggaagatgcatggaagctTGGGCTCATCAACCTTATCTACCAGTGTCTCTTTGGATCTGATAATAGGAAGAGGGTATGTTTGAAGATCTTCAGCATGGTGGAGGATATGGAAATGTTCCttcaatttccatggggaaaggtgtcaTTCAATTCAACTTTGAAGGGTATTGACAAGGACATGAAACATCTTCGGCAGCTATATGTGGAGAAGAAGGAAACTTGCAAGGGGAACTGTGATGTTGCTTATACTATTAGTGGCTTCGCCATAGCCTTCCAAGTTTGGACATATTTGGTTATGAAGACATTTGTCCCCAAATTTGCGGATATGATCGAGGAAAAACATACATGCCCAAGGATATTACTTTTTACAGCCTCCAGAAGCAACACCAACACTAGCCAAGAGGTATCCAATGCCCTTTTCAAATGCAATGTCTTTAACAAGATTCATGAGTCTGAGGAAGAGAAGAGGAACTACTgtggggatgactttgaagaaATGGGAGATTACATTTATGATGATTTATTTGAGGTGGATGGtaggaagagaaagaatgaagatggTACTCCCAAACAAACGCCCAAGAGGAGAACAATTAAAAGGACAGCAATTAAGATGATCGAGTCTAGTGATGAATCTAGCGAAGACAGCTCTCGGTCTACTACTCGTGAATCAACCCATGTCCCTTCAGCAACGAGTCCTCAAAAGAAAGAAGACAGTTCTCCTACTAGGCAAGACAAGTTTGACAATCCGGTGACTAAAGCCCAGAATGATGACAAGTTTGATGAGCTTACAAAGGATGTGAAGGAGTTGACAAGGGATGTGAAGGAGCTGAAAACTGAAATGAAGGTAATGAAAGAGGATCAACGGGTTATGTTCAAACACATAATccaattattggatgaaataaaacaacaaaagaatGATGTTTCTGCTGCTGATATGAATGATGTTGGGTTGGAGGATGCTGTTGCTGCTACTGATATGAATGATGTGGAGAAGGATTTGGAAATCAACAAAGATGTTGCTGATgagaatgatgatgttgatgatctGCCGAATGAAAAAGAAGATGCTGCTGATATGAATGATGTTGGGTTGGAGGAtgctgttgttgatggtttggagatgaTAACCAATGATGATGTTGGGTTGGAGGAtgctgttgttgatggtttggagatgaTAAACAATGctgctgttgttgatgatgacaaAGATTCTTCtgctgttgatg aagctgttgttgatgatgatcaaaACAAGGATGCTTATGCTGTTGATGGTTTAGAGATGAACAAAGAAGCTGTTGAAACTGTTGAAACTGCTGTTGTTGAAATTGATGATGAAGAGGCTGTTGATGAAGAggctgttgatg aagccGAGCAGAATGTAAACAAAGATGAAGAGGCTGCAGCTGTTGTTGATAAGAATGTTGAGTTGGGAAAGAAAGAATTGGccacgaagaagaagaggaag aatgatgaagaggATGACATGGGAAAGAAGACTGATGAAGAggctgagttgggaaagaagaaggatgatgatgtATTGGTATTGACTCCAACAAGATTTCAGGGACAGAGTTTTCGGAGAAAGAAGAGGTCCACACAATTGGGGAACTATACAGATCCTAATGGAAAATCCTTTAAACTCATTGATCTAGTAACTGTAAATCCTCTTTTAGATTATGATAGTGAACTGTTGGATGATTTGAAACAATGGATGAAGCTGGAGGATGATGACAAAATAAATCTGGTTCTTTTCCATGCTGGTCGAGAATTGTTTAACAGAATGTTGAGGCCTCAGAATTGGCTACATGATCAG GAG GAGATAGATGCAGCATATTACATTCTTAAAAAAAGAGTTGCCAATTTTCCCAAGACTTATCAACcgatggatttctcaatatgtgACTGTAATGTCTCTACGAGGTTGTCGTTACGTTATTCAAAGTTCTCCAAAAATCCACAAACATACACATTCGACGATGACTTGATGGAATATTTCAGGGGTGATGAAGAAAAATTGATGACTTCTTGGATGATTGTAGATAAGATATATTTCCCTATGAATCTTAATATGAAACATTGGGTCCTTTGTGAGGTGCAACTACAAGATTGGTGCATCAATGTTTATGACTGCGAACAAGGATTTATCAAAAAGAATCAATATGACAAGTTCATGAAACCACTATGTAAAATGATTCCATATCTCTTTCTATTTGGAACGACCGAGTTTGACAGGATCAAGTATCCTAAGTTCAGTTTGGAAGGAATGTCATATGTTGTAATACCACACCCAAGAGTCCCCAAGTGCACGAAGAGTGGAGACTGTGGTCTTTTTACAATCATGTATTTGGAGTACCTTACTGCAAAATTGGATATATCAGCTGTGACATCAGAGAACATTGTTTTTTGGAGACAAAAATGGGCAGTTAGGTTGTTCCACCATATAATAGACCCATAG
- the LOC124944524 gene encoding uncharacterized oxidoreductase At4g09670-like yields MAENPIRFGILGCANIARKLSRAINIAPGAIIHAVGSRSQEKATLFASDNSFPAGAKAYGTYEAVLDDPDVDVVYIPLPTSLHVRWAVLAAKKKKHILLEKPVALNVKELDLILQACEESGVQFMDSTMWMHNPRTAKMRQFLDDPLRFGQLKKVHSVFTFAVKPDFLKNDIRVKPDLDALGALGDIGWYCTRAVLWAANFELPKTVIASEKPVINEAGVILACGASLYWEDGKVASFHCSFLSSLTVGITAVGTNGTLHVNDFVIPLEEEKASFTVASETGFTDLVTGCEPAPSEHIVTTEFPQEVIMVMELSRLVAAVKGGSKPEKKWPIYSRKTQLVLDAIKTSIDNGFEEVEVGN; encoded by the exons ATGGCGGAAAATCCAATCCGATTCGGCATCTTAGGATGTGCCAATATAGCTCGCAAGTTATCTAGGGCCATAAACATTGCTCCAGGCGCAATAATCCACGCCGTCGGCAGCCGATCGCAGGAGAAGGCAACCTTATTCGCCTCCGATAACAGTTTCCCTGCCGGCGCCAAGGCTTACGGAACTTACGAAGCCGTCCTAGACGATCCAGATGTGGACGTCGTCTACATTCCTCTTCCGACAAGTCTGCATGTACGCTGGGCAGTCCTTGCcgcaaagaagaagaagcacATCCTCCTCGAGAAGCCTGTCGCTCTTAATGTTAAGGAACTCGACCTCATTCTGCAAGCCTGCGAAGAAAGCGGCGTTCAGTTCATGGATTCTACAATGTGGATGCATAATCCTCGCACTGCTAAGATGAGACAATTCCTCGACGATCCCCTGCGTTTTGGTCAGCTTAAAAAG GTGCACAGCGTCTTCACATTCGCGGTAAAACCGGATTTCCTGAAAAACGACATCCGAGTGAAGCCAGATCTTGATGCTCTCGGTGCTCTTGGAGACATCGGTTGGTACTGTACAAGGGCTGTCCTATGGGCGGCTAACTTTGAGCTTCCTAAAACAGTCATAGCCTCGGAGAAACCTGTTATCAATGAAGCAGGCGTGATCTTAGCTTGCGGAGCTTCGTTGTATTGGGAAGACGGGAAAGTGGCTAGCTTCCATTGTTCATTCCTGTCCAGTTTGACTGTGGGCATAACTGCAGTTGGAACGAATGGTACTTTGCATGTGAACGACTTTGTGATTCCTTTGGAAGAGGAGAAGGCTTCATTTACAGTTGCGTCGGAAACTGGATTTACCGACTTAGTGACGGGATGTGAGCCGGCTCCTAGCGAGCATATTGTGACGACGGAGTTTCCGCAGGAAGTGATTATGGTGATGGAGTTATCTCGGTTGGTTGCGGCTGTGAAAGGTGGTTCGAAGCCTGAGAAGAAATGGCCGATTTACAGTAGGAAGACTCAGCTGGTTCTTGATGCTATTAAAACTTCCATTGATAATGGCTTTGAAGAGGTTGAAGTTGGTAATTGA